The DNA segment AGCTTTAACGTGGGCACCGTGTGCTAGGCAAGGCAGAGGTGGATCCAGACATTCTGATGAGAACTTCTCAGAGTGTGTTTCAACTCTAGACTCTGCATGCTTTGTCCTCGACCAACAAAGTCATAACTTCCAAGAGGCATGCTCTGAACACCACCTCCTTCAAGGGGAAGGCATTGTGGGAAAAGCATTCAAAGCGACCAAACTTTTCTTTGTCCCTGAAGTAACTACTTTCAGCAAGACAAACTACCCTCTTGCACACCATGCCAAGATCTCTGGCCTACATGCCGCTTTGGCAGTCCctttgaaaaacaaattcaatGGTTCGGTTGAGTTTGTGTTGGAGTTTTTCTTTCCTAAAAATTGCCTTGACACCGAAGCGCAACAAGAGATGCTCAAGTCACTGTCTGTGACGCTGCAGAATGATTTCAGGAGCTTGAATCTTGTCATTGACAAAGAGATGGAGCTTGAAGTGGTGTTTCCGGTAAGAGAGGAGCTGCTATTCTCAGGGAATGCAGAGACGGGAGAGAGTCTGAAACCTTTGCCTTTGGAAGAGATATCTCATGAAGATTCTTCATGGATCTCTCATATGATAAATGCTAATGAGAAGGGTAAAGGAGTGTCCCTTTCGTGGGAGTACCAGAAAgaagagccaaaagaagagtTCATGCTGACATCTGGAtgggacaacaacaacaatcagaTTGGTAGCTTTCTTTCAGATGCTGAGCAGTTTCAGAAGGCTTCAAACTCAGGAGGACTTAGACTTGACATTGATCCGAGTTTTGATTCAGCTTCCTTTGGTGTTGGACAAACACTGTTAGGAAGTAGAAGACCCGGTGAAAAGAGAAGAACAAAGACAGAAAAGACAATTGGTTTAGAAGTTCTTAGACAGTACTTTGCAGGAAGCCTCAAAGATGCAGCCAAGAGCATTGGTGGTAAGAAAactttataagtaaataaatacgATAAAATAATGAATTTCTCGAATCTCAAATTAAGCCggtgtaaaatataaaacaattctttaatataataagataatatttttctagaaaattctatataaatatatggtccATTAGAAtcataaactaataatttatttatatatacagtttatataagtacaaacaaaatattgtattgtttgttttatattcacaataaaAACTTATATCTATTTTTTCCTCAATACTTcattatattttgataatatcaGTAAAATTACATCTAAAACTACATTTACATTCTTCAAagcaaattttatatataccaaattataaataaaaataatatgaaaatcaaacttttaaaatttagtcAGTATATATACGGTAAGATCAACTATTTATCATAGTCTATagtaactttataaattaataaatatcataATTAATAGAGTTTTTACTGTAGTTATTATTTAATCTATCAGTATCTCAGACAGAGAATTGAGATTCACAAGTTTTGTTCATTATTATGTTGCAGTTTGTCCAACCACCTTGAAAAGAATATGCAGGCAACATGGGATAACAAGATGGCCTTCAAGGAAGATCAAGAAAGTGGGGCACTCGTTAAAGAAACTCCAGCTTGTTATAGACTCTGTTCAAGGTGTTCAAGGCTCTATCCAACTTGACTCATTCTACACAAGTTTCCCTGAACTAAGCTCTCCCAATAATGTATCTAGTACTGGTACTGGCACTTCCTTCAAGAACAATGATCAGCCAAGTCATTTGAATCCTCAAACCGAGAACGGTGTTTCACCTGCTGTGGCTCCAACCTCATCACCACCATCATCTTCTTGTAGCCACAGCTCTGGTTCAAGCACATGCTGCTCAACTGGAGCTAATCAAAGCACCAATACTGCAAACACCTCAAACACTATATCCACCCGGATGGCTGAAAATGCAGGCGCAATCTTGAAGAGAGCTCGTAGCGAGGTAAGACTCCGTACCGTGAACCAGGAGGAAACAAAGTCCCTCTCTAGAACACTTAGCCACAGAGCATTCAGTGAGCATCCTCTTTTGAGTAATCTACCTCGTAGCAAGAGCTTGAAAGCTGTAGGAGGAGCATCTAAAGTGAAAGCCACGTTCGGTGAGGCCAAAGTACGGTTTACTTTTCTCCCAACTTGGGGATTCAGAGAGTTGCAACATGAGATTGCTAGGCGTTTTAACATAGATAACAATATTATTGCAACCTTTGATCTTAAATACTTGGATGATGATAAAGAATGGGTTCTTCTGACGTGTGAAGCGGATCTTGAGGAATGTATCGATATTTATAGATCATCACACAGCCGCACGATCAAGATTAGCGTTCATGAAGCTTCTCAAGCCAAGCTGGGAGGCTCTTTTGGTAGTACCGGTCCTGTTCCTTTGCTATAAGCATTCAGGTAAGAACACATGGAGGCTCTTTCTACTAATTTAATAGTGtgttagaaacaaaatattactcACCATTTTACAGACTTGGGGCATCGTTTGTAACAATATTGTCAATGCCATTTTGTAGAAGTGTACTGGTTTTATGCATCGGCTTAGCAGATTTTTTGTATAATAAGGCGATTGCATACCAGAAACATGCttattatgtaatttatatttctGTACATCATTTGTCATCTGGATTCTACTAAGCTTTGCAAGTATGTCGTATTGAAATATTTCTATATCTACACTTCTATAT comes from the Brassica rapa cultivar Chiifu-401-42 chromosome A01, CAAS_Brap_v3.01, whole genome shotgun sequence genome and includes:
- the LOC103829610 gene encoding protein NLP2; translated protein: MEGSGGGGFLPNPSFGAFPETAMDMDFMEELFFDGCWLETTDGKSLKQTTGQQAPSSTNMNDNNNNNNSFLYGYQFSENPSQDHISNGDTGRKFPPGFLKMEDLTNQPMTQVPFDQSAATSSSQAEKFLLEETERGRRYWIAPRTSQGPSSSVKDRLFQAINGLKVQDKDFLIQIWLPIQQEGKNFLTTLEQPHFFNPKYKSLKRYRDVSVSYNFLADEDSKESVGLPGRVFLGKLPEWTPDVRFFRSEEYPRIKEAQRCDVRGSLALPVFESGSGICLGVVEIVTTTQKMNYRPELENICKALEAVNLRSSANMKSPSSEFLQVYKQFYCAVIPEVSVFLTSVCRSYDLPLALTWAPCARQGRGGSRHSDENFSECVSTLDSACFVLDQQSHNFQEACSEHHLLQGEGIVGKAFKATKLFFVPEVTTFSKTNYPLAHHAKISGLHAALAVPLKNKFNGSVEFVLEFFFPKNCLDTEAQQEMLKSLSVTLQNDFRSLNLVIDKEMELEVVFPVREELLFSGNAETGESLKPLPLEEISHEDSSWISHMINANEKGKGVSLSWEYQKEEPKEEFMLTSGWDNNNNQIGSFLSDAEQFQKASNSGGLRLDIDPSFDSASFGVGQTLLGSRRPGEKRRTKTEKTIGLEVLRQYFAGSLKDAAKSIGVCPTTLKRICRQHGITRWPSRKIKKVGHSLKKLQLVIDSVQGVQGSIQLDSFYTSFPELSSPNNVSSTGTGTSFKNNDQPSHLNPQTENGVSPAVAPTSSPPSSSCSHSSGSSTCCSTGANQSTNTANTSNTISTRMAENAGAILKRARSEVRLRTVNQEETKSLSRTLSHRAFSEHPLLSNLPRSKSLKAVGGASKVKATFGEAKVRFTFLPTWGFRELQHEIARRFNIDNNIIATFDLKYLDDDKEWVLLTCEADLEECIDIYRSSHSRTIKISVHEASQAKLGGSFGSTGPVPLL